A genomic region of Caulobacter vibrioides contains the following coding sequences:
- a CDS encoding methyl-accepting chemotaxis protein, with protein sequence MLAIRGHGALVGGDLAMKRIRLVDLPLIIKIGFAPAFALLMLAVMAGGAIVVQKSQSAALQQVVENDMRQNLEIERISKRISNINGELFVVMTHKAGNIDVDKNDARMAAVLAETDAVKKDLLALKSKLPAAEQPKIAELIKSLEECRSAIDTVSGMIGVDFNMAAGFIAPFEEQYAKMTGQLDQVVAAANKRVEAETSKHQAEATAAMSVTIIMSLLTLATVGALAFLTVMTTRKSINDIAAATDKLSKGDNGIDLEKLTRGDELGAIVTALKVFRDNQLHLEQLRADQEKTAALTADERRAKEAAAAAQEASLVVSNLAEGLEKLASGDLTFRVTADFPGDYRKLKDDFNAAMGSLQETMKVIAASTDGLRTGADEIAHASDDLSRRTEQQAASLEQTAAALDELTATVRRTAAGARQASDVVSTTRGEATHSGQVVHQAVSAMGEIEKSSGQISQIIGVIDEIAFQTNLLALNAGVEAARAGEAGRGFAVVAQEVRALAQRSAEAAKEIKTLISSSTQQVSQGVSLVGQTGEALQRIVTKVGEIDALVTEIAASAAEQATGLNEVNTAVNQMDQVTQQNAAMVEQSTAATHSLKGETGELVRLMARFQVGGGSSSYTRPAVADAGQHAPARNPVAEQQARLNTFARPGRSSGSAAVAQAPAADGWEEF encoded by the coding sequence ATGTTGGCGATCCGTGGGCACGGGGCGCTGGTTGGAGGGGACCTCGCGATGAAACGAATTCGTCTCGTCGATCTACCATTGATCATCAAAATCGGCTTCGCGCCGGCATTCGCGCTATTGATGCTGGCCGTGATGGCCGGCGGGGCCATTGTCGTCCAGAAGAGCCAATCCGCTGCTCTGCAGCAGGTCGTGGAAAACGACATGCGTCAGAACCTGGAGATCGAGCGGATCTCCAAGCGCATCTCGAACATCAACGGCGAGCTTTTCGTCGTGATGACCCACAAGGCCGGCAACATCGACGTCGACAAGAATGACGCGCGCATGGCCGCCGTCCTCGCCGAGACGGATGCGGTCAAAAAGGATCTGCTGGCGCTGAAGAGCAAGCTGCCGGCCGCCGAGCAGCCGAAGATCGCCGAACTCATCAAGTCGCTTGAAGAGTGCCGCAGCGCCATCGACACCGTCAGCGGCATGATCGGCGTCGACTTCAACATGGCGGCCGGTTTCATCGCGCCGTTCGAAGAGCAGTACGCCAAGATGACCGGCCAGCTGGACCAGGTCGTCGCCGCCGCCAACAAGCGGGTCGAGGCGGAAACCTCCAAGCATCAGGCCGAAGCGACCGCAGCCATGAGCGTGACGATCATCATGTCGCTGCTCACCTTGGCCACCGTCGGCGCCCTGGCTTTCCTGACGGTCATGACGACCCGCAAGTCGATCAACGACATCGCGGCCGCGACCGATAAGCTGTCGAAGGGCGACAACGGCATCGATCTCGAGAAACTGACGCGCGGCGACGAGCTTGGCGCCATCGTCACGGCTCTCAAGGTCTTCCGCGACAACCAGCTGCATCTTGAGCAGCTGCGCGCCGATCAGGAAAAGACCGCCGCCCTCACGGCGGACGAACGTCGCGCCAAGGAAGCCGCCGCCGCCGCCCAGGAAGCCTCCTTGGTGGTGTCGAACCTGGCCGAGGGCCTGGAGAAGCTGGCTTCGGGCGACCTGACCTTCCGCGTGACCGCTGACTTCCCCGGCGACTATCGCAAGCTGAAGGACGACTTCAACGCCGCCATGGGCTCTCTGCAGGAGACGATGAAGGTCATCGCCGCCTCGACCGACGGCCTGCGCACCGGCGCCGACGAGATCGCCCACGCCTCCGACGATCTGTCGCGTCGCACCGAGCAACAGGCCGCGAGCCTGGAGCAAACCGCCGCTGCGCTAGACGAGCTGACCGCCACGGTGCGCCGCACCGCCGCCGGCGCCCGTCAGGCCTCGGACGTTGTCTCCACCACCCGTGGCGAAGCGACGCATAGCGGCCAGGTCGTGCACCAGGCAGTCTCGGCCATGGGCGAGATCGAGAAGAGCTCGGGCCAGATCAGCCAGATCATCGGGGTCATCGACGAAATCGCCTTCCAGACCAACCTCCTGGCCCTGAACGCCGGTGTTGAGGCCGCCCGTGCGGGTGAAGCCGGCCGCGGCTTCGCGGTGGTCGCGCAGGAAGTCCGCGCGCTGGCTCAACGCTCCGCCGAAGCCGCCAAGGAGATCAAGACCCTGATCTCCAGCTCGACCCAACAGGTCAGCCAAGGCGTGAGCCTGGTCGGCCAAACGGGCGAGGCGCTGCAGCGGATCGTCACGAAGGTCGGCGAGATCGACGCCCTGGTCACCGAGATCGCAGCGTCCGCCGCGGAACAGGCGACCGGCCTGAACGAAGTGAACACCGCCGTGAACCAGATGGATCAGGTCACCCAGCAGAACGCCGCCATGGTCGAGCAATCGACCGCCGCGACGCACTCGCTGAAGGGTGAGACTGGCGAGCTGGTCCGTCTGATGGCCCGCTTCCAAGTGGGGGGCGGTTCATCGTCCTACACCCGTCCGGCGGTTGCTGACGCGGGTCAACACGCCCCGGCGCGCAATCCGGTGGCCGAGCAACAGGCGCGTCTGAACACCTTCGCCCGTCCGGGCCGAAGCAGTGGTTCGGCGGCCGTCGCCCAGGCCCCCGCCGCCGATGGTTGGGAGGAATTCTGA
- a CDS encoding STAS domain-containing protein, whose amino-acid sequence MVAAISLPENLDLKAAAPLKAAFLERRGAEIIIEADQVRRLGGLCLQVLLAARKAWDQDGHPFSIKGPSEAFVETTRLFGAAGALLSAEFQGAES is encoded by the coding sequence ATGGTCGCCGCGATCTCGCTGCCTGAAAACCTGGATTTGAAGGCTGCGGCCCCTCTGAAGGCGGCCTTCCTCGAGCGTCGCGGCGCCGAGATCATCATCGAAGCCGATCAGGTTCGCCGCCTCGGCGGGTTGTGCCTGCAAGTGTTGCTGGCCGCCCGCAAGGCTTGGGACCAGGACGGCCATCCCTTCTCCATCAAGGGGCCTTCCGAGGCCTTTGTCGAAACCACCCGTCTATTTGGCGCCGCAGGGGCGCTCCTTTCGGCGGAATTCCAAGGAGCTGAATCGTGA
- a CDS encoding methyl-accepting chemotaxis protein has product MGTAMSQDYAIGERTAFMGIDDKARSALRDLRPVIQAEIGKALDSFYGKVRATPETRKFFSDDRHMDAASARQKTHWSVIAEGQFSEDYVRAVRAIGQTHARIGLEPRWYIGGYAVVGDHLVRAVIDSMWPKGFLAKAGSERAGEAAAALMKAIFLDMDFAISIYLETLDNERQRLEAERKTAQARQEHVVTLLAEALDRLAAGDLLARLDGDVCSEFQKLKDDFNHAVSLLDQAMCGVGGATDGIRSSTDEISVAADDLSRRTEQQAASLEETAAALDQITATVRRSAEGAKQAQDVVAGAKTDAERSGAVVNQAVSAMGEIETSSREIGNIIGVIDEIAFQTNLLALNAGVEAARAGEAGRGFAVVAQEVRALAQRSADAAKEIKALINTSTRQVEAGVALVGQTGDALRGIVAKVAEIDELIAQISVSAQEQSSGLHEVNTAVNQMDQVTQQNAAMVEQTTAATHSLKTQTSELVRQVESFQTSGGRRLAAQPSPPPAEMTPPARSPRPQSRPGGAPVSRGATAVALKEEWEEF; this is encoded by the coding sequence ATGGGGACCGCCATGAGCCAGGACTACGCGATCGGTGAACGGACCGCGTTCATGGGGATCGACGACAAGGCCCGATCGGCGCTGCGCGACCTGCGACCTGTGATCCAGGCCGAGATCGGCAAGGCGCTCGACAGCTTCTATGGCAAGGTCCGAGCGACCCCCGAGACTCGCAAGTTCTTCAGCGACGACCGGCATATGGACGCGGCCAGCGCGCGGCAGAAAACGCACTGGAGCGTGATCGCCGAGGGCCAGTTCAGCGAAGACTATGTTCGCGCTGTGCGGGCGATTGGTCAGACCCATGCGCGCATCGGGCTGGAGCCTCGCTGGTACATCGGCGGCTATGCGGTCGTCGGCGATCATCTGGTTCGCGCCGTGATCGACTCCATGTGGCCCAAGGGCTTCCTGGCGAAGGCGGGCTCTGAACGCGCCGGCGAGGCGGCGGCCGCTCTGATGAAGGCGATTTTCCTGGATATGGACTTCGCCATTTCGATCTACCTGGAAACGCTCGATAACGAGCGTCAACGCCTGGAGGCGGAGCGCAAGACCGCTCAGGCGCGGCAGGAGCATGTCGTCACCCTGCTGGCCGAAGCGCTGGACCGCCTCGCCGCCGGCGATCTGCTGGCGCGGCTCGACGGTGATGTCTGCAGCGAATTCCAGAAGCTCAAGGATGACTTCAACCACGCCGTGAGCCTGCTGGATCAGGCGATGTGCGGGGTCGGGGGGGCGACCGATGGCATCCGCTCCAGCACCGACGAAATCAGCGTCGCGGCCGACGACCTGTCGCGCCGTACCGAACAGCAGGCGGCGAGTCTCGAGGAGACCGCCGCAGCCCTCGACCAGATCACCGCCACGGTGCGGCGCTCGGCCGAGGGCGCCAAGCAGGCCCAGGATGTGGTCGCCGGCGCCAAGACAGACGCCGAGCGCTCCGGGGCGGTCGTCAACCAGGCGGTCTCGGCGATGGGCGAGATCGAAACCAGCTCCCGCGAGATCGGCAACATTATCGGCGTCATCGACGAGATCGCCTTCCAGACGAACCTGTTGGCGCTCAACGCCGGGGTCGAGGCGGCGCGCGCCGGCGAAGCCGGCAGGGGTTTCGCGGTCGTCGCCCAGGAAGTCAGGGCGCTGGCCCAGCGTTCGGCTGACGCGGCCAAGGAGATCAAGGCGCTGATCAACACCTCGACCAGGCAGGTCGAGGCGGGGGTTGCGCTCGTGGGGCAGACGGGTGACGCGCTGCGCGGCATCGTGGCGAAAGTCGCCGAAATCGATGAGCTGATCGCCCAGATCTCGGTCTCCGCCCAGGAACAGTCGAGCGGCCTGCACGAGGTCAATACGGCCGTGAACCAGATGGATCAGGTCACCCAGCAGAACGCCGCCATGGTCGAGCAGACAACGGCGGCGACGCACTCGCTGAAGACCCAGACCAGCGAACTGGTCAGGCAGGTGGAGTCCTTCCAGACCTCTGGGGGGCGCCGGCTTGCGGCGCAACCGTCTCCGCCCCCCGCCGAGATGACGCCACCGGCGCGTTCGCCGCGTCCGCAGAGCCGGCCCGGCGGCGCACCGGTGTCTCGCGGCGCAACGGCGGTTGCGCTCAAAGAGGAGTGGGAGGAGTTCTAG
- a CDS encoding chemotaxis protein CheA translates to MDELEAIKVTFFQECEELLADLEGGLLAMEEGAGDLETVNAVFRAVHSIKGGAGAFGLEPLVRFAHVFETLLDAVRAGSVPNTVELAAVLLRASDILADHVSAARGLGDVDMAASAAMAAELEQWTDPNAAPAAPAPVAVEEAPPAVIGADDDAMEEDDLGFVFVPQTITVEAQAADAELVPSNVWTVSIRPKSDLYRKANETALLLRELSRLGPIKATLDDSALPTLQDLDPEAAFVTWSVRLETEQDETAIREVFEFVDGDCDLEITHGEGTVESAIAALTELSEPEAAVEPIAPEPVEAAPPPVVAAAPVLDAPPVVEAAKPAAAASAPAAAATPKATPVEVPGPGQSVIRVDPERIDRLIDLVGELVINQAMLAQRVGEYGIAPSSNLAMGLDELEQLTREIQDSVMAIRAQPVKSVFQRMPRLVREVANMTGKQARLVMDGENTEVDKTVIERLSDPITHMLRNAIDHGLENPEERKAAGKNPEGVVRLAALHRSGRIVIEVSDDGKGINRERVFGIAVKKGLIAPDLQLTDEEIDNLIFLPGFSTAEKISDVSGRGVGMDVVKRSVQALGGRISISSRPGQGSTFTLSLPLTLAVLDGMVVDVAGETLVVPLAAIVESLRPKPEEVRPLGPVGSVLAVRDSFVPLIDVGLTLGYREESPHPTDGVVLLVEGEDGSRAALVADAIHGQRQVVIKSLEQNYQQVEGVAAATILGDGRVALILDVDATINLRRREGGAPRPPEPSLIAAE, encoded by the coding sequence ATGGACGAGCTAGAGGCCATCAAGGTCACCTTCTTCCAGGAGTGCGAGGAACTGCTCGCCGACCTCGAAGGCGGTCTCCTAGCCATGGAAGAAGGGGCCGGCGACCTCGAGACGGTCAACGCCGTGTTCCGCGCCGTCCATTCCATCAAGGGCGGCGCCGGGGCCTTCGGTCTCGAGCCGCTGGTGCGCTTTGCTCACGTCTTTGAAACCTTGCTGGACGCCGTGCGCGCCGGCTCGGTGCCGAATACGGTCGAGCTGGCCGCCGTCCTCCTTCGCGCCTCGGACATCCTCGCCGATCACGTCAGCGCCGCGCGCGGTCTTGGCGATGTCGACATGGCCGCTTCGGCCGCGATGGCCGCCGAGCTGGAGCAATGGACCGACCCGAACGCGGCGCCGGCGGCCCCTGCGCCCGTCGCGGTCGAAGAAGCGCCGCCCGCCGTTATCGGGGCGGATGATGATGCGATGGAAGAGGACGATCTGGGTTTCGTCTTCGTGCCCCAGACCATCACCGTCGAGGCTCAGGCGGCCGACGCCGAGCTTGTTCCGTCCAACGTCTGGACGGTGTCGATCCGTCCCAAGTCGGACCTCTATCGCAAGGCGAACGAGACCGCGCTCCTGCTGCGCGAACTCAGCCGCCTTGGGCCGATCAAGGCGACGCTCGACGACAGCGCCCTTCCGACTCTGCAGGACCTTGATCCTGAAGCCGCCTTCGTCACTTGGAGCGTTCGCCTCGAGACCGAGCAGGACGAGACCGCCATTCGGGAGGTCTTTGAGTTCGTCGATGGCGACTGCGACCTGGAGATCACGCACGGCGAAGGTACGGTTGAATCGGCCATCGCCGCCCTGACCGAGCTCTCCGAGCCCGAAGCCGCCGTCGAGCCGATCGCGCCCGAGCCCGTTGAAGCGGCTCCGCCGCCGGTTGTCGCCGCAGCGCCGGTCCTGGACGCGCCGCCCGTCGTCGAAGCCGCCAAGCCCGCCGCCGCCGCGTCAGCGCCCGCCGCCGCCGCGACGCCCAAGGCCACCCCTGTGGAAGTCCCGGGGCCCGGCCAATCGGTCATCCGCGTCGATCCCGAGCGTATCGATCGCCTGATCGATCTCGTCGGCGAGCTGGTCATCAACCAGGCGATGCTGGCGCAGCGCGTCGGCGAGTACGGCATCGCGCCTTCCTCCAACCTGGCCATGGGTCTCGACGAGCTGGAACAGCTCACGCGTGAGATCCAGGACAGCGTCATGGCCATCCGCGCCCAGCCGGTGAAGTCGGTGTTCCAGCGCATGCCGCGTCTGGTCCGCGAAGTCGCCAACATGACGGGCAAGCAGGCCCGCCTGGTGATGGACGGCGAGAACACCGAGGTCGACAAGACGGTCATCGAGCGTCTGTCCGACCCGATCACGCACATGCTGCGCAACGCCATCGACCACGGGTTGGAAAACCCCGAGGAGCGCAAGGCGGCCGGCAAGAACCCTGAAGGCGTCGTGCGCCTGGCGGCCCTGCACCGCAGCGGCCGGATCGTCATCGAGGTCTCGGACGACGGCAAGGGCATCAACCGCGAGCGCGTGTTCGGGATCGCCGTCAAGAAGGGCCTGATCGCGCCCGACCTGCAGCTGACCGACGAAGAAATCGACAACCTGATCTTCCTGCCGGGCTTCTCGACCGCCGAAAAGATCTCGGACGTGTCGGGCCGCGGCGTGGGCATGGACGTGGTCAAGCGCTCGGTTCAGGCCCTGGGCGGCCGGATCTCGATCTCGTCGCGTCCGGGCCAAGGCTCGACCTTCACCCTCAGCCTGCCGCTGACCCTGGCCGTCCTGGACGGCATGGTGGTCGACGTCGCCGGCGAGACCCTGGTCGTGCCGCTGGCCGCGATCGTGGAAAGCCTGCGCCCGAAGCCGGAGGAAGTCCGTCCGCTGGGCCCGGTGGGGTCGGTGCTGGCCGTCCGCGACAGCTTCGTGCCGCTGATCGACGTTGGCCTGACGCTGGGCTACCGCGAGGAAAGCCCGCATCCGACCGACGGCGTTGTGCTGCTGGTCGAGGGCGAGGACGGCTCGCGCGCCGCTCTGGTGGCCGACGCCATCCATGGCCAGCGCCAGGTCGTCATCAAGTCGCTTGAACAGAACTACCAGCAGGTCGAGGGCGTGGCCGCCGCGACGATCCTGGGCGACGGCCGCGTGGCCCTCATCCTGGACGTCGACGCCACCATCAACCTGCGCCGTCGCGAGGGTGGCGCGCCGCGTCCCCCTGAGCCTAGCCTCATCGCTGCGGAGTAG
- a CDS encoding chemotaxis protein CheW, with product MTDQATATSADRRELISFRVGEQEYCVDIMAVREIRGWSPATTLPQSPGYMRGVINLRGAVLPIMDLACRLGMPVIEPTVRSVFIVVKAGDRTVGLLVDAVSDILSINDDMIQPTPDVACDAVRSFVRGIISVEGRMISEISLDRILPEREALAA from the coding sequence ATGACAGATCAGGCCACCGCCACCAGCGCTGATCGACGCGAACTGATCTCCTTCCGCGTGGGCGAGCAGGAGTACTGCGTCGACATCATGGCTGTGCGCGAGATCCGGGGCTGGAGCCCCGCGACCACGCTGCCGCAGTCGCCTGGCTACATGCGCGGCGTCATCAATCTGCGCGGCGCGGTCTTGCCGATCATGGATCTGGCCTGCCGCCTTGGCATGCCGGTGATCGAGCCGACCGTCCGCAGTGTCTTTATCGTCGTGAAGGCGGGAGATCGCACCGTCGGCCTCCTGGTCGACGCGGTGTCCGACATCCTGTCGATCAACGACGACATGATCCAGCCGACGCCCGACGTCGCCTGTGACGCCGTCCGCAGCTTTGTCCGCGGGATTATCTCGGTCGAGGGACGCATGATCAGCGAGATCTCTCTGGACCGAATCCTGCCTGAACGGGAGGCTCTTGCCGCCTGA
- a CDS encoding putative sulfate exporter family transporter, whose translation MTAAALRLGAVRMGPGLLAGLLMAVLAKLLSQSLHAPAPLIAVVLGMMLGALGLQGQLGAGLDVFAKPGLRLGVAMMGAQISWSEFAALGGPAVLASGAVVLGGLGIGALAGAALGLPLAEALIAAAACSICGASAALAASQAAPSSPENQRTTALVIVGVNLLSTVAMLAYPPIANALGLTAHQAGVFFGLSIHDVAQVAGAGASVSPEVAGTAALAKLSRILWLGPAVVLIGLMLTRTAQGGRVSGLQAPPLFVWGFAALAAARGLNLIPPALVSALGACSGFLLLAGVGAISAKLGPKALLEVKPRLAILLLTLTVAVAILAYALTRIFF comes from the coding sequence ATGACCGCCGCGGCCCTGCGCCTGGGCGCCGTCCGCATGGGGCCTGGCCTTCTGGCCGGGCTGCTGATGGCGGTGCTGGCCAAGCTCCTGTCTCAGAGCCTGCACGCCCCGGCGCCGCTGATCGCGGTGGTGCTGGGCATGATGCTGGGCGCGCTGGGCCTGCAGGGGCAGTTGGGCGCGGGTCTCGACGTGTTCGCCAAGCCAGGCCTTAGGCTGGGCGTGGCCATGATGGGCGCCCAGATCAGCTGGAGCGAGTTCGCCGCCCTGGGCGGTCCGGCCGTGCTGGCCAGCGGCGCGGTGGTGCTGGGTGGTCTTGGTATCGGAGCCTTGGCCGGCGCGGCCCTGGGCCTGCCGCTGGCCGAGGCCCTGATCGCCGCGGCCGCCTGCTCGATCTGCGGCGCCTCGGCGGCCTTGGCCGCGTCGCAAGCCGCCCCGTCCAGCCCGGAGAACCAGCGCACGACGGCGCTGGTCATCGTCGGGGTCAATCTGCTGTCCACCGTGGCCATGCTGGCCTATCCGCCGATCGCCAACGCCCTGGGCCTGACCGCCCATCAAGCCGGCGTCTTCTTCGGCCTCTCGATCCACGACGTCGCCCAGGTGGCCGGCGCGGGGGCCTCGGTGTCGCCGGAGGTGGCCGGCACGGCGGCCCTGGCCAAGCTGTCGCGGATCCTGTGGCTGGGTCCGGCCGTGGTGCTGATCGGCCTGATGCTGACCCGCACCGCGCAGGGCGGCCGGGTGTCTGGCCTGCAGGCCCCGCCGCTCTTCGTCTGGGGCTTCGCCGCCCTGGCCGCCGCCCGGGGTCTCAATCTGATCCCGCCGGCCCTGGTGTCGGCCCTGGGCGCCTGTTCGGGCTTCCTGCTGCTGGCCGGTGTGGGGGCCATCTCGGCCAAGCTCGGCCCCAAGGCCCTGCTCGAGGTCAAGCCGCGTCTGGCGATCCTGCTGCTGACGCTCACGGTGGCCGTCGCGATCCTCGCCTACGCCCTGACGAGGATTTTCTTCTAA
- a CDS encoding amino acid permease gives MVGGTRKVSFWTRRKAIDTITAGHADSHQLKKTLSWPHLVALGVGAIVGTGIYTLTGVGAGLAGPGVILSFLIAGAVCACAALCYAELSTMIPASGSAYTYSYAAMGEPVAWFVGWSLILEYTLVCAAVAVGWSAHAHGLFKMIGFPDALLAGPHQGGLINLPAVIISMAVAGLLALGTRESATVNMVLVFVKIIALIVFVVLCLPAFNLEHFTPFMPNGFQAHVPEGAAADAAKIGVMAAASLIFFAFYGFDAVSTAAEETKNPKRDLTIGIVGSMAVCTAIYMIVAAVSIGASRTEVFSKSEAPLVFILESLNHGKIAQLVALAAVIALPTVILAFMYGQSRIFFVMARDGLLPRALSKVNAKTGTPVMMTLLTGVLSAVISGLLSLKDIAELANAGTLWAFIAVGASVILLRLREPNRPRVFSTPLWPIVAPAGILGCLYLFVSLPGKTQLYFLYAHLIGALIYVAYGMRKSVLAQQERA, from the coding sequence CTGGTCGGAGGGACCCGAAAAGTGAGCTTCTGGACGCGCCGCAAGGCCATCGACACCATCACCGCTGGCCATGCGGACAGCCATCAACTGAAGAAGACCCTGAGCTGGCCGCACTTGGTGGCCCTGGGCGTCGGGGCCATTGTCGGCACCGGCATCTACACCCTGACTGGGGTCGGGGCGGGTCTGGCCGGGCCGGGCGTGATCCTGTCCTTCCTGATCGCCGGGGCCGTCTGCGCCTGCGCGGCCCTGTGCTACGCCGAGCTGTCGACCATGATCCCGGCCTCGGGCAGCGCCTACACCTACAGCTATGCGGCGATGGGCGAGCCGGTCGCCTGGTTCGTCGGCTGGAGCCTGATCCTCGAATACACCCTGGTCTGCGCGGCGGTGGCGGTCGGCTGGTCGGCCCACGCTCATGGCCTGTTCAAGATGATCGGCTTCCCCGACGCCCTGCTGGCGGGCCCTCACCAGGGCGGACTGATCAACCTGCCGGCCGTCATCATCTCGATGGCGGTGGCGGGCCTTCTGGCCCTGGGCACCCGCGAGAGCGCGACGGTCAACATGGTTCTGGTCTTCGTAAAGATCATCGCCCTGATCGTCTTCGTCGTGCTGTGCCTGCCCGCGTTCAACCTCGAACACTTCACGCCGTTCATGCCAAATGGCTTCCAAGCCCATGTGCCTGAAGGCGCGGCCGCCGACGCCGCCAAGATCGGGGTGATGGCCGCCGCCAGCCTGATCTTCTTCGCCTTCTACGGGTTCGACGCGGTCTCGACCGCCGCTGAGGAGACCAAGAACCCCAAGCGCGACCTGACCATCGGCATCGTCGGCTCGATGGCGGTCTGCACGGCGATCTACATGATCGTCGCCGCCGTCTCGATCGGCGCCTCGCGCACCGAGGTCTTCTCCAAGAGCGAGGCCCCGCTGGTCTTCATCCTGGAGAGCCTGAACCACGGCAAGATCGCCCAGCTGGTCGCCCTGGCCGCCGTCATCGCCCTGCCGACCGTGATCCTGGCCTTCATGTACGGCCAGAGCCGGATCTTCTTCGTGATGGCCCGCGACGGTCTGCTGCCCCGCGCGCTGTCGAAGGTGAACGCCAAGACCGGCACGCCCGTGATGATGACCCTGCTGACCGGCGTCCTGTCGGCGGTGATCTCGGGCCTTTTGTCGCTGAAGGACATCGCCGAGCTCGCCAACGCCGGCACGCTGTGGGCCTTCATCGCCGTGGGCGCCTCGGTGATCCTGCTGCGTCTGCGCGAACCGAACCGTCCGCGGGTGTTCTCCACCCCGCTGTGGCCGATCGTGGCGCCGGCCGGCATCCTGGGCTGCCTCTATCTCTTCGTCAGCCTGCCCGGGAAGACCCAGCTCTACTTCCTCTACGCACACCTGATCGGCGCGCTCATCTATGTCGCCTACGGCATGCGCAAGAGCGTGCTGGCCCAGCAGGAACGGGCGTAA
- a CDS encoding acyl-CoA dehydrogenase family protein has product MALDLETREQLIETVARFVAERLRPIEAQVAENDAVPDDVIEEMKGLGLFGLTIPEEFGGLGLTMEEEALVAIELGRASPAFRSVFGTNVGIGSQGLVMFGNDEQKAKWLPGIASGEVITSFALTEPEAGSDSAAVQTRATRDGDDYILNGSKRYITNAGKASLFTVMARTNPDAKGGAGVSAFLVPRDLPGLTVGKPEKKMGQQGAHIHDVTFDNVRVPAWNRLGAEGEGFKVAMQVLDRGRLHIAAVCVGVAERLIADCVAYASERKQFGQPIASFQLIQAMIADSKTEALAAKALVLETARKRDAGVNVTLEAASSKLFASEMVGRVADRAVQVFGGAGYVADYGIERLYRDVRIFRIYEGTSQVQQLIIARETLKRGG; this is encoded by the coding sequence ATGGCCCTCGATCTGGAAACTCGTGAGCAACTGATCGAAACGGTCGCTCGCTTCGTGGCCGAGCGCCTTCGCCCGATCGAGGCCCAGGTGGCCGAGAACGACGCCGTCCCCGACGATGTGATCGAAGAGATGAAGGGGCTTGGCCTCTTTGGCCTCACGATCCCGGAAGAGTTCGGCGGGCTTGGCCTGACCATGGAGGAAGAGGCGCTGGTGGCCATCGAGCTGGGCCGCGCCTCGCCGGCCTTCCGCTCGGTGTTCGGCACCAATGTCGGCATCGGCAGCCAGGGCCTCGTCATGTTCGGCAATGACGAGCAGAAGGCCAAGTGGCTGCCGGGGATCGCCTCGGGCGAAGTGATCACCTCGTTCGCCCTGACCGAGCCGGAAGCCGGTTCTGACAGCGCTGCGGTCCAGACCCGCGCCACCCGGGACGGCGACGACTACATCCTGAACGGCTCCAAGCGCTACATCACCAATGCGGGCAAGGCCTCGCTCTTTACGGTGATGGCGCGGACCAATCCCGACGCCAAGGGCGGGGCGGGAGTCTCGGCCTTCCTGGTGCCGCGAGACTTGCCGGGCCTGACCGTCGGCAAGCCTGAAAAGAAGATGGGCCAGCAGGGCGCCCACATCCACGACGTGACCTTCGATAACGTCCGCGTGCCGGCCTGGAACCGTCTTGGCGCGGAAGGCGAGGGCTTCAAGGTCGCCATGCAGGTGCTGGATCGCGGCCGCCTCCACATCGCCGCCGTTTGCGTCGGGGTCGCTGAGCGCCTGATCGCCGACTGCGTGGCCTATGCCTCCGAACGCAAGCAGTTCGGCCAGCCGATCGCCAGCTTCCAGCTGATCCAGGCGATGATCGCCGACAGCAAGACCGAAGCCCTGGCCGCCAAGGCGCTGGTGCTGGAGACGGCCCGCAAGCGGGACGCCGGGGTCAATGTCACGCTGGAGGCCGCGTCCTCCAAGCTGTTCGCCTCTGAAATGGTCGGCCGCGTGGCGGATCGGGCCGTGCAGGTGTTCGGCGGCGCCGGCTATGTCGCCGACTATGGGATCGAGCGGCTGTACCGCGACGTTCGGATTTTCCGGATCTACGAAGGCACCAGCCAGGTCCAACAATTGATCATCGCACGCGAGACGCTCAAGCGCGGGGGGTGA
- a CDS encoding response regulator, with protein sequence MTRTVLTVDDSRTMRDMLRMALAGAGFNVVEAVDGEHGLEVLSAHRPDVIITDINMPKLDGFGFIEAVRVDDDYRAIPILVLTTESDPAKKQRAREAGATGWIVKPFNPEKLVDAIRRVAA encoded by the coding sequence GTGACGCGTACGGTTCTCACGGTCGATGATTCCCGGACGATGCGGGACATGCTGCGCATGGCTCTCGCCGGCGCCGGCTTCAATGTGGTCGAGGCGGTGGACGGCGAGCATGGTCTCGAAGTCCTGTCCGCGCATCGCCCCGATGTGATCATCACCGACATCAACATGCCCAAGCTTGACGGCTTCGGCTTCATCGAGGCGGTGCGCGTCGACGACGACTACCGCGCGATCCCGATCCTGGTGCTGACGACCGAAAGCGACCCGGCCAAGAAGCAGCGGGCTCGCGAAGCCGGCGCGACGGGCTGGATCGTCAAGCCGTTCAATCCGGAAAAGCTCGTCGACGCGATCCGCCGCGTCGCCGCCTGA